The following coding sequences lie in one Pseudomonas syringae CC1557 genomic window:
- a CDS encoding NAD(P)-dependent oxidoreductase codes for MTLRTGVIGLGNMGGGMAATLASKGFDVSGFDLSQAALAQAESKGVKPVADRQQLIQSVDILILSLPKAEHVESVCLGAGSIAEFGRKGLIVVDTTTSTPEMSRKVAAELAKAGIAFIDAPVSGGPKGAATGTMSMVIGAEDADLARAMPVLEGMSGTRVHVGQCGAGNVAKIANNMLAACHLISTAEAVAMAARAGVDPEKLLQGLNAGSGRSGATQVMFPTWVLNKAYDSGFTMGLMRKDVGLASDLADSLDMDLPLSRVVAQLWQASSETLADNEDFCAIVQRTDAKLYGHGE; via the coding sequence GCCGCCACTCTGGCAAGCAAGGGTTTTGATGTCAGTGGCTTCGACCTGTCGCAGGCGGCACTGGCCCAGGCCGAGAGCAAAGGCGTCAAGCCGGTCGCCGACCGTCAGCAACTGATTCAGAGCGTCGACATCCTGATTCTGTCGCTGCCCAAGGCCGAGCATGTGGAGTCGGTCTGTCTCGGTGCGGGCAGCATCGCCGAGTTCGGTCGCAAAGGGCTGATCGTCGTCGACACCACCACCTCAACGCCGGAAATGAGCCGCAAGGTCGCCGCTGAACTGGCAAAAGCCGGTATCGCGTTCATCGACGCCCCGGTGTCAGGCGGTCCGAAAGGCGCAGCCACCGGCACCATGTCGATGGTTATCGGCGCTGAAGACGCAGACCTGGCCCGCGCCATGCCGGTGCTGGAAGGCATGAGCGGCACCCGCGTGCACGTCGGGCAATGTGGCGCGGGCAACGTGGCCAAGATTGCCAACAACATGCTTGCTGCCTGCCACTTGATCAGCACCGCCGAAGCGGTCGCGATGGCAGCGCGCGCCGGTGTCGACCCGGAAAAACTCCTGCAAGGCCTGAACGCCGGTTCCGGGCGCAGTGGCGCCACGCAAGTCATGTTCCCCACCTGGGTCCTCAACAAGGCCTATGACTCGGGCTTCACCATGGGCCTGATGCGCAAGGACGTAGGGCTGGCGAGCGATCTGGCAGACAGCCTCGACATGGACCTGCCGCTGTCGCGGGTGGTCGCGCAATTGTGGCAAGCCAGCAGCGAAACCCTGGCAGACAACGAAGACTTCTGCGCCATCGTGCAACGCACCGATGCCAAACTTTACGGTCATGGAGAATAA
- a CDS encoding aldehyde dehydrogenase family protein, protein MSTAKILELMRPYWGDRSVIASYVGGQFIEGNGAPVEVRNAHDDSLLLSFPDADESLVEVADKAAKAAQQQWWALTAQARGRAMYQVGNQIRDELENLAQIESLTANKPIRDARVEVLKVAEMFEYYAGWADKLHGEIIPVPTTHLNYVTYEPLGTVLQITPWNAPIFTCGWQIAPAIAAGNAVILKPSELTPLSSLIVGVLIERAGVPKGLVNVIAGFGHSIGQAFIAKADIRKVVFVGSPATGRHIAVAAAQRCIPAVLELGGKSANIVFDDADLEVALRGAQAAIFSGAGQSCVSGSRLLVQESIFEKFTNALAVAATQFKVGDPSDPETQIGPINNAKQYNHVKGMVERALKDGARLVGEQADPIPDKPGYYINPTVLAGTNDLHCAQEEIFGPVVVAIPFKDEEDAIRIANDSRFGLAGGVWTRDVGRAHRVAKQVRAGTFWVNGYKTIHVSSPFGGYGESGYGRSSGLDALREYSEVKSVWVETAAKPAASFGYGASLE, encoded by the coding sequence ATGAGCACTGCAAAAATCCTCGAACTGATGCGCCCTTACTGGGGCGATCGCAGTGTTATCGCCAGCTACGTCGGGGGCCAGTTCATCGAAGGCAACGGTGCGCCGGTTGAAGTGCGCAATGCGCATGACGACAGCCTGCTGCTGAGCTTTCCGGATGCTGACGAATCCTTGGTCGAGGTTGCCGACAAGGCGGCCAAGGCAGCGCAACAACAATGGTGGGCGTTGACCGCTCAGGCACGTGGTCGCGCCATGTATCAGGTGGGTAATCAGATTCGTGACGAGCTGGAAAACCTCGCGCAGATCGAATCCCTGACCGCCAATAAACCGATCCGCGATGCCCGCGTCGAAGTGCTCAAAGTCGCCGAGATGTTTGAATATTACGCCGGCTGGGCCGACAAGCTGCACGGCGAAATCATCCCGGTGCCAACCACGCACCTCAATTACGTGACTTACGAACCGTTGGGCACGGTATTGCAGATAACCCCGTGGAACGCGCCAATTTTCACCTGCGGCTGGCAGATCGCCCCGGCGATTGCAGCGGGTAACGCCGTCATTCTCAAGCCGTCAGAACTGACACCGCTCAGTTCGTTGATCGTCGGTGTTTTGATCGAGCGTGCGGGTGTGCCTAAAGGGCTGGTCAACGTGATTGCCGGGTTCGGCCATTCCATCGGCCAGGCGTTCATTGCCAAGGCAGACATTCGCAAGGTGGTGTTCGTTGGCTCGCCAGCGACCGGTCGGCATATTGCCGTGGCTGCGGCGCAGCGCTGTATTCCTGCCGTACTGGAACTGGGCGGCAAGTCGGCCAATATCGTGTTCGACGATGCCGATCTGGAGGTCGCTCTGCGCGGTGCTCAGGCCGCTATCTTCTCCGGCGCCGGGCAAAGCTGTGTGTCCGGTTCACGCTTGCTGGTACAGGAATCGATCTTCGAGAAATTCACCAACGCGCTGGCCGTCGCTGCGACGCAATTCAAGGTAGGTGACCCGAGCGATCCGGAAACCCAGATTGGCCCGATCAACAACGCCAAACAGTACAACCATGTGAAAGGCATGGTCGAGCGGGCGCTGAAAGATGGCGCGAGGCTGGTTGGCGAGCAGGCTGATCCGATCCCTGACAAGCCCGGTTATTACATCAACCCGACTGTCCTGGCAGGTACTAACGATCTGCACTGCGCGCAGGAAGAGATCTTCGGCCCTGTGGTCGTGGCGATTCCGTTCAAGGATGAAGAGGATGCGATCCGTATCGCCAATGACAGCCGTTTCGGCCTGGCCGGTGGCGTCTGGACTCGTGATGTCGGCCGTGCCCACCGCGTTGCAAAACAGGTGCGTGCCGGGACATTCTGGGTCAATGGTTACAAGACTATTCACGTCAGTTCGCCGTTCGGCGGCTATGGTGAGAGTGGTTATGGCCGCTCTTCCGGTCTGGATGCCCTGCGCGAATACAGCGAAGTGAAGAGCGTCTGGGTCGAAACCGCCGCCAAGCCGGCCGCCAGTTTTGGCTACGGCGCGAGCCTGGAGTAA